In Haloarcula rubripromontorii, one DNA window encodes the following:
- the rpoA2 gene encoding DNA-directed RNA polymerase subunit A'', protein MTGHDVSADIEAVVEDTELPRRLKDEVYSTVEERGVGVDDADRIAKAVESRYLDTRVDPLDPVGTVSAQSIGEPGTQMTMNTFHYAGVAEIDVTQGLPRLIELVDARKTPDTPMMTVHLDEEYADDRERAHEVVWKIEATRILALGDISTNVADMLVEIDLNEDTLLERWPTVNDTDAIAEEIAETIESNLGVSTRQVGTVIEFGPEEPSYRDLLQLVEELREIVFKGIEEITRVVIRKEETDNGEEFVLYTEGSDFGEVLDIEGVDASRTTCNNIHEIYRELGVEAARETLINETMNTLEEQGLDDVNVRHLMLVADIMTNEGTIESIGRHGISGSKDSVLARAAFEVTVNHLLDAAIHGEVDELDGVTENVIVGKPIKLGTGDVNLRMGTTQD, encoded by the coding sequence ATGACAGGACACGACGTATCAGCAGACATCGAGGCCGTCGTCGAGGACACCGAGCTGCCGCGACGGCTGAAAGACGAAGTGTACAGCACCGTCGAGGAACGCGGCGTCGGCGTCGACGACGCCGACCGCATCGCCAAGGCCGTCGAGTCCCGCTACCTCGACACCCGCGTCGACCCGCTGGACCCGGTCGGGACCGTCTCGGCACAGTCCATCGGCGAACCGGGAACGCAGATGACGATGAACACGTTCCACTACGCGGGGGTCGCCGAAATCGACGTGACCCAGGGCCTGCCACGGCTCATCGAGCTGGTGGACGCCCGGAAGACGCCGGACACGCCGATGATGACGGTCCACTTAGACGAGGAGTACGCGGACGACCGCGAGCGCGCCCACGAGGTCGTCTGGAAGATCGAGGCGACGCGCATCCTCGCGCTGGGTGACATCTCGACGAACGTCGCGGATATGCTCGTCGAGATCGACCTCAACGAGGACACCCTGCTGGAGCGGTGGCCGACAGTCAACGACACGGACGCCATCGCCGAGGAGATCGCCGAGACTATCGAATCGAACCTCGGCGTCTCGACCCGGCAGGTGGGGACGGTCATCGAGTTCGGTCCCGAGGAACCCAGCTACCGCGACCTGCTGCAACTGGTCGAGGAGCTGCGGGAAATCGTCTTCAAGGGCATCGAGGAGATCACCCGCGTCGTCATCCGCAAGGAGGAGACGGACAACGGCGAGGAGTTCGTCCTCTACACCGAGGGGTCGGACTTCGGCGAAGTGCTGGACATCGAAGGCGTCGACGCCTCCCGAACGACGTGTAACAACATCCACGAGATTTACCGGGAACTCGGCGTCGAGGCCGCCCGCGAGACGCTCATCAACGAGACGATGAACACGCTCGAAGAGCAGGGGCTGGACGACGTGAACGTCCGGCACCTGATGCTCGTGGCCGACATCATGACCAACGAAGGGACCATCGAGTCCATCGGCCGCCACGGCATCTCCGGGTCGAAAGACTCCGTACTCGCCCGCGCAGCGTTCGAGGTGACGGTCAATCACCTGCTCGACGCCGCCATCCACGGCGAGGTCGACGAACTCGACGGCGTCACGGAGAACGTCATCGTCGGGAAGCCGATCAAACTCGGCACCGGCGACGTCAACCTCCGGATGGGCACGACCCAGGACTGA
- a CDS encoding NusA-like transcription termination signal-binding factor produces MRVELSDEARRLVALFEDEAAVTVRDCVVDEEHDQVVYLVKRGEMADAIGPGGQTVERVEERLGREVKLVEAAETAEDFVANALAPAAVYNVTVSENDDTVAYVEVAQEDRGAAIGREGRNIDAARQLAKRHFEIDGIELT; encoded by the coding sequence ATGCGGGTCGAACTCTCGGACGAAGCGCGTCGACTGGTCGCCCTCTTCGAGGACGAGGCAGCCGTCACCGTCCGGGATTGCGTCGTCGACGAAGAGCACGATCAGGTGGTGTATCTGGTCAAACGCGGGGAGATGGCCGACGCCATCGGCCCGGGCGGCCAGACGGTCGAGCGCGTCGAGGAGCGTCTGGGACGCGAGGTCAAACTCGTCGAGGCCGCCGAGACGGCCGAGGACTTCGTGGCCAACGCGCTCGCGCCGGCCGCGGTGTACAACGTCACTGTCTCAGAGAACGACGACACCGTCGCCTACGTCGAAGTGGCACAGGAGGACCGCGGGGCCGCAATCGGTCGTGAAGGGCGAAACATCGATGCCGCCCGACAACTGGCCAAGCGACACTTCGAAATCGACGGCATCGAACTGACCTGA